A DNA window from Calliphora vicina chromosome 1, idCalVici1.1, whole genome shotgun sequence contains the following coding sequences:
- the LOC135949419 gene encoding serine/arginine repetitive matrix protein 2-like has protein sequence MPNCNCILCQKESAERQQNPNQVRRQERAPRARIQRQRNEFCRCQSRAAPAQRSNGQQCRRHENVRCQQRNRLCLHSSSSSTFRRSVGSGRQIRQNTSNQNRRQGAVDGRGITNGSGSNRGSPELQTDRSHQQRSQRRRSVNSSASTIRREPSSAAARIASRRSGQAEVLQEMAAYLHSQADVLAILGERLRPQPPSQNQVGGRRARSRRRQARRRSRRQHGTPEVADRPSIGGNPRRGRQSESSGSED, from the coding sequence GTTCGTCGGCAGGAGAGGGCTCCCAGAGCGCGTATACAGCGACAACGCAACGAATTTTGTCGGTGCCAGTCGAGAGCTGCTCCAGCTCAGAGAAGCAATGGCCAACAATGCCGACGCCATGAAAACGTACGCTGCCAACAAAGGAATAGACTTTGTCTTCATTCCTCCTCGAGCTCCACATTTCGGCGGTCTGTGGGAAGCGGCCGTCAAATCCGCCAAAACACTTCTAACCAAAACCGTAGGCAAGGTGCTGTTGACGGTAGAGGAATTACAAACGGTTCTGGTTCAAATAGAGGCAGTCCTGAACTCCAGACCGATCGCTCCCATCAGCAACGATCCCAACGACGGCGAAGCGTTAACTCCAGCGCATCTACTATTCGGAGAGAGCCTTCTAGCGCTGCCGCCAGAATTGCCTCACGAAGAAGTGGACAGGCTGAGGTACTCCAAGAGATGGCGGCTTACCTGCACTCTCAAGCAGATGTTTTGGCAATCTTGGGAGAAAGATTACGTCCGCAGCCTCCAAGCCAAAACCAAGTGGGCGGAAGAAGAGCCAGATCTCGTCGTCGGCAAGCTCGTCGTCGTTCACGAAGACAACATGGCACCCCTGAAGTGGCTGACAGGCCGAGTATTGGCGGTAACCCCAGGCGAGGACGGCAAAGTGAGAGTAGCGGAAGTGAAGACTAG